DNA sequence from the Paramormyrops kingsleyae isolate MSU_618 chromosome 14, PKINGS_0.4, whole genome shotgun sequence genome:
ATGCACTACATCTCGTTCTGCTGGCTCATGTCTGCTGATACACTGTTGAACTCGCTGGCGCGGGTATTCATGCCGAGATACTGCTTCAGGAACTCGCTGAAGCGTTTCTGATTGTTCCACTTCCGGGCAGATTTTCGGACACCTATGAACCCCCCGTATCGCTTCTGCATGGACCTGCTGGGGTCCATCAGCTTCCTGTATCCATACTTGCCTTTCAGGAAGCCCCCAAATCGTTTGGTGAGATTGATGGCTGCCCCCTCGGGTTCATTATCCATGGCTCCTTCCTCCATTTCTGTTCTTTCCTCTTCTTCAGACCCATGTTGCTGGGACCCATATGAGGCACTAAGCTGGGCTGTTCCCAATGCCCGCGCCACATGGTCGAAGCGTTGCAGGGCCTCAGAGTACAACAGCCCACCATCTCCCTGGTTAGCAGGCAATACGGCTGCCACTTCCTCTTCTGCCCTCTTCAGCAttgtgccacctgctggccaggagGATGAATGCGACTGCTCCACATGTTGTCTACACAGTTCCCAAGTGAGGGCTGGTGAGTCCTTGCTCTCGCACTCCACCAGACAAACCTATACAATAGCCATGGGGTTGAAAAAATCAGCCACGTCTTACACTCCAGTTCATTAGAGTAATGGTGTATAAAAAACATCTGTACCTCATTATCCTCAGTGACACAATTGCGGCACAGGGATAGTTGAGTCCAGAACCTAAATCGTGCCTGGTCATTAATCATACATGTTTAATGATCTGTGTTTGGAAAGAAATACATGTACAAATATACCCAACATTAATGTCCATGTATAAATGTCTGTCTTAAAACCACACAGTTAAGATTACCTATGGTTATCTTCAATTACACCATGATTTTTATCCAGTAACAAATGTGTACTGGGTAGCATGGCGCCTCCGTTGGTAGCACTGTCACCCCCCACCTACAGGGTTGCGAGGCTGAATCCTGCCTTCACTCTGTAGGTGTGTGTCCCTCTCCGAGGGTGTTACTCAAAGGCTGGACGTGTCACAGTGGCAcgacaaggctgtcccatttcaaaGGCTTCTTCGAAAAGAAGCGAGTCCTTCTTTTCCCGGCCAGCGAAGGATCCGCAGGTGGATCCTTCACAGCCCAAACCGTCCCAAGATTCATTACGCGGATTTTTTTGAAGGACCCGGCCTACAAAGGCTATGCCGACTGCGTCCTTCGTAGGAAGCAGCTCTTGAACTGGGACACAGCTTGTATGTCTAGAGTTtgaatgttctccctgtgttggaCAGGTTTCAtttgggtactccagtttccccctgCAGTAAGGCAAAATAGCATCTGAaaattggtgtgtgtgtgtgtattacattGTGTATATTATGTggatattacattgtggggacccacatttttatcagtccccacagggggaaactgaattttacaaaaatttgtgactgcaatcatAGAACTaaaaatgtcttgtattttgtttagttacttatggttatggataaggctgagtaggggttaaggttgtcatagctgggattagggttacacccatagaaatcaatggagagtccccacaaagatatagatacctcATCTGCGTGTGCCTTACGATTGGCTGGCATCTCTTGCGTTGTACCCTTTTGATTTATGAATGGACAGTAATAATATGGTGTGTACCTCAGTAGGGTTAGGGATTAGGGCCTGTGTACCCTGTGGTTGGAAGAGTGACCATATTCCTGCTGgccccttgaacaaggcccttaaaccaAAGCTGCAGTGTCACTTGAATCTGGCTGACCTGCACCCCAACACCAAGCTTTCCTCACCAATATGTCGCTTAGGACCCAAGCCTCTGCTGAAATAgcaaatttaaataataattactattatGTTTCTACCTCCAGCATCTTTCAAAGATGGAAGGACTTTCCTCTGTTCAAAGTCTGTCTACCTCTGCGGTATCAACAGCTTTCAAACGTATGAGGTCATCAAAGCAATACTGGACCAAGGCCAAAACACTCATAAAAATCTATCAAAGACAGGCCTCCAAATTGTCCTTTAAAATCTGTTCTTGCAGGTTAACCATTACATGAAAACTGAGACTTAAAGTCTGGCGTGAAACTTTACAAGACCAAAGGGAATTCTTTCATGTAGGTATTTATCCACATCTGTACAGTCAATAATTGGGGGGGATATTGTTTGGGAGAGaggttttattctttatttaagGTTCTGCCAAAGGAGGCCTGAATTGCCTATAAAGGAGTGAACATTTAATTGGCATAAGGCCGATCACCAATATATCTCAAGAAATCAATTAGTCAATGAGGGTTAGGGCAGACAGAATGAACTGCAAGTGGTGGGAGcaagattgggggggggcagggggttgtCAAGCGAGAAGGGGGtgtcgaaaacacgttttcctcaTTTAAATGCAGCAGAACCGCCTGGAAACATCCATGGAGCTTTTTTTCTGTCAATTTCTTGAGCACTGTAGGCATAAGCAGTGCAATAATTATTATGTGGTAGGTAATTAAATCACTGCTGAAATCTTTGCATAAATTAACTTAATCTCCATTTAAGCCTCAAGCTGATATTAGACGAGTAGGAAAGGTTATGAACTACGTTCTAAACTAATAAGAATGACTGTTttgtgcaaaaataaatattggaTAAATTGACCACGAAGGATCCTGGAAACAAAAAATCAACACAAGAACAAAGGGAACTTGACAGGTTCTCTGCTGAGCTGAGATCACAGTTAGGAATGTTGTCTGTTGGCAGTGTGAGGTGAGTGTGTATGACGAGTGATATGAATGTTGTGGAAGGTGGAGACTCACCAGCGAGCTGAAGGATTGTTTCTCTGGGAACAGCAGGCTGCAGGAGAGGCAGTCCCGCTGACAGTCGGACATtcctgggtcacatgtgcaCAGAAGCAGCAGCAAAGTCCACAGGGACTTCATGACTGCAGTCGCAGGGGAGGGAACAGATATCAGTGGAGGAACcgacagagatggagagagtcGTGGAAAAAATGGGATTCTTCTGTGGGGTATTTCATTGCTGATTGTTAAACTTTAGCATACATTTGGTGAACACTTATGCATATGATCAATTTAAAAACTTATAGTAAAGACATATGCTTGGTGGAGAAGGAAGATATTTGTATACATAATCCATGAATCTGCCATAGCCAATTATTGAGTACAGGGCTATTTTATCTTATTCAGTCCAGGAAGCTATCCTACAAATGTTATACTATGGGGCGGAGGACACACTAGATGTCATCACAGGGCAATACTGATACATGTAGAATCTTCAAGAATGTTTTGCATTGATACTTCTGTAACTACAGAAAGAAACATCATCATTTAGGATATAAGATTTTATTCGGTATTGCATAAATTTTGATTGCCCTTTCTTGCTCATTAGAGTGAACAGTATGATTGTCTTTCCTGAACTATTCTAAAAAGTTAACAGaattaatcacaattattttGCCCACCTAACATGAGTTAAATAGATCATTCGTCTCCAGGGTAAATACAAAGACTAAAAGACTTTAAAGacctttttttcttaattaaCAAAAGTTATTTCCCTTAAATGCAGCTTGAATTAGTTCTTGAGGCATAAATGGAATAGAGGGGATTTTCGGGTTTGTCAACCATTGATTGCTACTTCCCACATTCTGCATTAGTTACCAGAAAAAGATTACAGCTACGTCATGAAAAAATACCGCCTGTCAGGTCCTATTCAGAAAAACTGAATATGTGGGATATAATTTCCTAAAAGAATTGATGAATTTTAACTGCACTAAAGCTTTAATAGTTGTCCATGTGAATGGTCTAGAGGTGTTTAAGGGACAAgtgaataaaaatattctttattttaaaatgaaaaagaagaCCAGATTGCTCACATTAGAGTTATGCATGCAGTCCTGTTCTGTTGGTGTGTTTGCATGAAAAATCTTATCAAACAATTTTCTGCAGAAGTTAATGATACAGACATGAGAAAAGCAGCTTTGTGGAATTACAGCAAATGCATGACGTTCTAAGGCTatatttgatttgatttaatAACTCCTTTTTCTCTTAACCCCAAACACTAAATTAGACAGTATATTCTAAAACACAACAAAATCTTGATAATGGTTCTTGCATAAGGTACAAAAAGCTAAATGCACTGTTTCAGTCACCTGCCAAATAATCTATATGACATGAAGACCAGCAACATTAAACTCTCCATTAGAGATAAAATCGTACGAGCTTGATAATATCAGTAATATGTACTATTTCAGGAATGAAAGAACTATTAAATCAAacaccataagtaaccaaatacaagattttggcatttttagttttttgattacattcacaaatctttgtggggaccatgaagaatggtccccacaacatcaaaataacagatttataTTGCACTGgggggggacatttggtccccacaatttaatataaacctaatccacacacacacgcacacaaaacTTTCTTTATCTGACAGAAACCAAAGTAATGACTTTGGTCAGAACTAGTTAATATTATTTGCATAACCATCTgaacaacaaaaaatgaaatgcaattcCCATAGCTGTTATACTGCGTAAATTAATCTATTATTCTGAAACAGTGTACAACTGATTGTGACTGACATGCACAAAATCAACGTACTTGAAAGTTTCTGAGAAAAATCCCAAATCCCAAATTCCTGAATAGCAGAATAATCATAACAGACCAAATGGAAATAGAAGGTTGCAAAAATAGCAGGCAATTAGTGGATAaaggaaatataaaaaaaacagcttagCTGGCTTGAAATGCAGATATATTAACGTCAGTTAATAACAagtttataataatatatattttttaaaataatgttttaaatatattttaaggtTTTTATCATGACATCAGTCTTCCTACAATCTTGCGTTGTTCATCACACTCAACATGCCTCAAACACACGATTAACTgcaagttattattattttttctttacatATATGCTGATATCCCCTACAAATGTCTGGCAAATTTATAAGACATATTTAGAATATTCTTAACACATCTTTAAGTACATTCTAACTATAAGCTGCTATTGCTCAATACCTAATTTATGTTGAAGTATACTACTGCTCTTGAAAAAGTCCACATCTGAGAAGGCACGCAGCAACATAATCTACTGGTGGTCTGTTAGGGACCAGTAACTAGTGCACCCAGCTAATATGAGAAATAATATCCAATTATGGCGCATGGTTACCTCAGAGTAATATTTGCAGGTGAGCTGACAAACAAACctaaaaatgaactgaatttGCAGTCAGTCCCAAAAGAATAAGGCATTCAGGAAATCTTTGGAAGTGCATTCATTTTATTGTTGGGCTATACACATGGGCTATCTGTGTCAGAAACACTGAACATAAACACAACAGGTGCATCCAACCTGCGAAGCCAACACACCTCGACAGGAGAAACTATTTCGATTCTGCCTTTTCAACAGAAATACATAGCTTTTTGACTGCTTTTAATTTGTATATTCTTTACTTCTTTTTACTGTGGTTTTAAAATTCGTGATGACTCATCACGAGATATGTGCAAAATTTGATTTATGCTGGTCTAGTGGGCCCTCTGAGGATTCATCCAATTGTATCTGTTTAAAAGACTGGATGTTTTTCATTTCACAGAGGCTCTACTGGTGCAGAACCTTAATGCAGGGGCAATGTCAGCGTAGCAGATTATTAGGTATGGTGGCTTTCTGTTCAAAGAGTACGTCTTTTGTTTGTACATTAATGTGTTTGGTTCCGGTCTTGGTAATGTCGGCTAGAACATCTTAAGGTTGCTGCAATTTACTGTCCATTCCTATCGCTGCATTTATTTTCTATTCATTTCTTTCGTCCTTCACTgtagtaaaatatataaaagcaAAGGTAGGGCACAGAAAGCAAGTTATTGACTGGACTTATCCAGATTTTTCTGCGTTCACCTCTGAACACACCCTACAAATGTGCCG
Encoded proteins:
- the LOC111850390 gene encoding prepronociceptin-like — translated: MKSLWTLLLLLCTCDPGMSDCQRDCLSCSLLFPEKQSFSSLVCLVECESKDSPALTWELCRQHVEQSHSSSWPAGGTMLKRAEEEVAAVLPANQGDGGLLYSEALQRFDHVARALGTAQLSASYGSQQHGSEEEERTEMEEGAMDNEPEGAAINLTKRFGGFLKGKYGYRKLMDPSRSMQKRYGGFIGVRKSARKWNNQKRFSEFLKQYLGMNTRASEFNSVSADMSQQNEM